ATTATACTGaggatcaaaataaatttaagatttaccATTTTTGATTCCCATAAACTCCTCTCCTAATGCTTCTGCCTTTCTTAACAAACCTTGATGTGTGAGTTACCCTTATATGATCATGAACTTGGCTACCATGGCTGTGATGCTTCAAGGAGTTCCTTCTATGACTTTGTGTTGCATTTCTTCTACTAATCCCAACTTGTACACGGTAGCTTCTTGGCCGCAAAGACTTCTTTCGGTGAGCTTCTCTGTAATCTCTCCCTCGGCGAGATGAATAATTGCTTCTGGGTATATCATCTGATGAAAAGCTTTCACTGCTGGAAGATTCTTGTTCATAACTAGAATCTGTTTGGCCTATTTCAACAATGTTCCTTCTGCCGCGTTGGtttcttcttttgaattttatgaGCTTAACACACAAGAAAGTGAAGCAATATTCCCAAAAAGAGAACCAGGTAACCAAGCATGCCCACACCATTTTGCAGAGGCTATGACCAATGCACCAGCAGATTCCAAGCTTGTATAAAAGATAGAAGAACAAGAGAACTGCAGATTTTATAAAACAAGTCAAGAACAGTTAAactatgaatttttaatttaaattagggCAGGCTAGGATAAATTTGCAAGTAAGTGTAATGTAACTCACGCAAGTATAATAAAGCCAGCACTATGGCCAACTTCAGCAGATTGGCAAGACAAAAATTTTCGATGTAGCAGATGAAATCCCATGTTGGCCCACAAACTGAACTGAACCATGCCAGT
This is a stretch of genomic DNA from Mangifera indica cultivar Alphonso chromosome 11, CATAS_Mindica_2.1, whole genome shotgun sequence. It encodes these proteins:
- the LOC123229952 gene encoding uncharacterized protein LOC123229952; this translates as MGNVIASFFSGFGQVLGNLFGAPLDFLAGKSCSSVCGPTWDFICYIENFCLANLLKLAIVLALLYLLLLFFYLLYKLGICWCIGHSLCKMVWACLVTWFSFWEYCFTFLCVKLIKFKRRNQRGRRNIVEIGQTDSSYEQESSSSESFSSDDIPRSNYSSRRGRDYREAHRKKSLRPRSYRVQVGISRRNATQSHRRNSLKHHSHGSQVHDHIRVTHTSRFVKKGRSIRRGVYGNQKW